In Aedes albopictus strain Foshan chromosome 3, AalbF5, whole genome shotgun sequence, the following are encoded in one genomic region:
- the LOC134291138 gene encoding uncharacterized protein LOC134291138, whose protein sequence is MDVEFDLLYTGLSIHHLDREEIEYELKIRGLPFTETETRAALMRRLKDRLKEEKGANRDLEFERLNTTVDDEIKIIDTRVKQIKDFLVNKSKFDGIRESLKTRLVHYFARAKRLPDNTDKEEDLADIDSLIASIRGAFNTHFSLFSGQRDVIEQLNQSFSRMLSANNSAADKQNEEVESLVSSNRSSRRNLKSVDNPVASQNLATNFLPWMIPPWMFGNPQMQMWATQQMLGAGSLGNFSNQLNVPIGPGQVDNSNAKPRKSPRRVKQRVRSTSSESKDSSGTESGWPSDEPPKPVREKKRESKPRNRPVSDWRLKYDGADNGQNLMKFLKEVEFYAKSEDMSPKDLFRSAIHLFSGAAKTWFMTGFENEDFTSWEELKEELKREFLSPDHDHTSEIRAIARKQGPRETFQDYFIELQKIFNSLTKPMTERRKFEIVFRNMRADYKGHVVSSEIDNLADLKKFGRRLDATYWYKYQTSSNDANTRGKPSQVNEINTGTKPKPKAKSEEKQRSRTFHNSSRDRRGSEDENDSRPRKSKSPVRPNEQQDVLQMLVDKYKPLKDGHCFNCRLQGHHARDCDRPKHKYCQKCGFLNVDTASCPWCAKNASKTVPEGRQFDRQ, encoded by the coding sequence ATGGATGTTGAATTTGATTTGTTATACACCGGTTTGTCGATTCATCACCTCGATCGTGAGGAGATTGAATATGAATTGAAAATTCGAGGGCTTCCATTCACCGAAACCGAGACGCGCGCGGCACTGATGAGACGTTTGAAAGATCGGTTGAAAGAGGAGAAGGGAGCAAATCGCGATCTAGAGTTCGAACGGTTGAACACCACGGTAGATGATGAAATTAAAATTATCGATACGAGAGTGAAACAGATTAAAGACTTTTTAGTCAATAAATCAAAGTTTGATGGAATTCGAGAAAGCCTCAAAACGCGACTCGTACATTACTTCGCACGTGCGAAGCGGTTGCCGGATAACACGGACAAAGAAGAGGATCTCGCGGATATAGACTCGTTGATAGCGAGTATTCGTGGAGCTTTTAATACCCACTTCTCGTTGTTTTCAGGACAACGTGACGTAATCGAACAGCTTAACCAATCGTTTTCGAGAATGCTTTCAGCCAACAATAGTGCTGCGGACAAGCAAAATGAAGAGGTTGAATCACTCGTTTCTTCGAACCGTTCTAGCAGAAGAAATTTAAAATCAGTCGACAATCCCGTCGCGAGTCAAAATTTAGCAACAAATTTCCTTCCATGGATGATACCACCGTGGATGTTTGGGAACCCCCAGATGCAAATGTGGGCCACTCAACAGATGTTGGGAGCAGGTTCTTTAGGTAACTTTTCTAATCAATTGAATGTTCCTATCGGACCCGGACAGGTAGATAATTCGAACGCGAAACCGCGAAAATCGCCCCGTCGCGTCAAACAGAGAGTCAGAAGCACGAGTTCTGAATCCAAAGATTCGTCCGGTACAGAATCCGGATGGCCATCGGATGAGCCTCCGAAACCGGTCCGCGAAAAGAAACGCGAAAGCAAACCGCGAAATCGTCCAGTGTCGGACTGGAGACTTAAGTACGACGGCGCGGATAACGGTCAAAACTTgatgaagtttctgaaagaagttgAATTCTACGCGAAATCCGAGGACATGTCACCGAAAGACTTGTTCCGATCGGCCATCCACCTTTTCAGTGGAGCCGCCAAAACTTGGTTTATGACCGGTTTTGAAAACGAAGATTTTACGTCTTGGGAAGAACTCAAggaggagcttaagcgcgagttcTTAAGCCCCGATCACGACCATACGTCGGAAATACGCGCGATCGCGAGAAAACAAGGTCCACGCGAAACCTTTCAAGATTATTTCATCGAGTTGCAAAAGATTTTCAACTCGTTGACCAAACCGATGACCGAGCGTCGAAAATTCGAAATCGTGTTTCGCAACATGAGAGCGGATTACAAAGGCCACGTTGTTTCGTCGGAAATTGACAATCTGGCCGATCTTAAGAAGTTTGGTAGAAGGTTGGATGCGACGTATTGGTACAAATACCAAACATCCTCCAATGACGCGAATACACGTGGTAAACCATCGCAAGTTAACGAGATTAATACAGGAACGAAGCCGAAACCGAAGGCCAAGTCAGAAGAAAAACAGAGATCGCGTACGTTCCACAATTCGTCGAGAGATCGTCGCGGTTCTGAAGATGAAAACGATTCACGGCCGCGAAAGTCCAAAAGTCCTGTCCGGCCGAACGAACAACAAGATGTTCTACAGATGCTTGTCGATAAATATAAACCCCTCAAGGACGGGCATTGCTTCAATTGTCGTCTTCAAGGTCACCATGCTCGCGACTGCGACAGACCGAAGCACAAATATTGTCAAAAATGTGGATTCCTCAACGTGGACACAGCCTCGTGTCCATGGTGTGCAAAAAACGCGTCGAAAACTGTTCCCGAGGGCAGACAGTTCGACCGACAATAA